A part of Sander vitreus isolate 19-12246 chromosome 8, sanVit1, whole genome shotgun sequence genomic DNA contains:
- the anapc13 gene encoding anaphase-promoting complex subunit 13, whose translation MDSEIQRDGRVLDLTDDAWREDRLPYEDVTIPLSELPEAEQDNGGSTESVKEQEMKWTDLALQSLHENTPSTGS comes from the exons ATGGACAGTGAAATTCAACGAGATGGGAGAGTCCTGGACCTCACTGATGACGCCTGGAGGGAAGACAGACTGCCGTATGAAGATGTCACCATCCCTCTG AGTGAGTTGCCTGAGGCTGAGCAGGACAACGGAGGCTCCACAGAGTCTGTGAAAGAACAAGAGATGAAGTGGACAGACCTCGCCCTGCAGAGCCTGCATGAAAACACGCCGAGCACCGGCAGCTGA